The following coding sequences are from one Bos indicus x Bos taurus breed Angus x Brahman F1 hybrid chromosome 5, Bos_hybrid_MaternalHap_v2.0, whole genome shotgun sequence window:
- the CDK4 gene encoding cyclin-dependent kinase 4: MATSRYEPVAEIGVGAYGTVYKARDPHSGHFVALKSVRVPNGGGAGGGLPISTVREVALLRRLEAFEHPNVVRLMDVCATARTDRETKVTLVFEHVDQDLRTYLDKAPPPGLPVETIKDLMRQFLRGLDFLHANCIVHRDLKPENILVTSGGTVKLADFGLARIYSYQMALTPVVVTLWYRAPEVLLQSTYATPVDMWSVGCIFAEMFRRKPLFCGNSEADQLGKIFDLIGLPPEDDWPRDVSLPRGAFSPRGPRPVQSVVPELEESGAQLLLEMLTFNPHKRISAFRALQHSYLHKAEGDAE; encoded by the exons ATGGCTACCTCCCGATATGAGCCAGTGGCTGAGATTGGTGTCGGTGCCTATGGGACAGTGTACAAGGCCCGTGATCCCCACAGTGGCCACTTTGTGGCCCTCAAGAGTGTAAGAGTCCCCAATGGAGGAGGTGCTGGAGGGGGCCTGCCCATCAGCACCGTTCGGGAGGTGGCCTTACTGCGGCGTCTGGAGGCTTTTGAGCATCCCAATGTTGTCAG GCTTATGGACGTCTGTGCAACAGCCCGAACTGACCGGGAGACCAAAGTGACCCTGGTGTTTGAGCATGTGGACCAAGATCTCAGGACATATCTGGACAAGGCACCCCCACCAGGCTTGCCAGTGGAGACCATAAAA GATCTGATGCGCCAATTTCTAAGAGGCCTGGATTTCCTTCATGCCAACTGCATCGTTCACCGAGACCTGAAGCCAGAGAACATTCTGGTGACAAGTGGTGGGACAGTCAAGCTGGCTGACTTTGGCCTGGCCAGAATCTACAGCTACCAGATGGCACTTACACCTGTG GTTGTTACACTCTGGTATCGTGCTCCAGAAGTTCTTTTGCAGTCTACGTATGCAACACCCGTGGACATGTGGAGCGTTGGCTGTATCTTTGCAGAGATGTTTCGTCGAAA GCCTCTCTTCTGTGGAAACTCTGAAGCTGACCAGTTAGGCAAAATCTTTGA CCTGATTGGACTGCCCCCAGAGGATGACTGGCCCCGAGATGTCTCTCTACCCCGAGGAGCCTTTTCCCCCCGAGGGCCCCGCCCAGTGCAGTCGGTGGTCCCTGAGCTGGAGGAATCTGGAGCACAGCTGCTGCTG GAGATGCTGACTTTTAACCCACACAAGCGAATCTCTGCCTTCCGAGCCCTGCAGCACTCTTATCTACACAAGGCAGAAGGTGACGCAGAGTGA
- the TSPAN31 gene encoding tetraspanin-31 isoform X1, whose protein sequence is MVCGGFACSKNALCALNVVYMLVGLLLIGVAAWAKGLGLVSSIHIIGGVIAVGVFLLLIAVAGLVGAVNHHQVLLFFYMIILGLVFIFQFGISCSCLAINLSKQTDVINASWWVMSNKTRDELERSFDCCGLFNLTTLDQQDYAFCTAVCKSRSPTCQMCGEKFLKHSDEALKILGGVGLFFSFTEILGVWLAMRFRNQKDPRANPSAFL, encoded by the exons ATGGTTTGCGGAGGCTTTGCCTGCTCCAAGAATGCGCTCTGCGCGCTCAACGTGGTCTACATG CTGGTAGGCTTATTGCTCATTGGAGTGGCTGCATGGGCTAAGGGCCTGGGTCTGGTGTCCAGCATCCATATCATCGGAGGAGTCATTGCAGTGGGAGTCTTCCTTCTTCTCATCGCGGTTGCTGGACTGGTAGGTGCTGTCAACCACCACCAAGTACTGCTTTTCTTT TACATGATCATCCTTGGTTTGGTCTTCATCTTCCAGTTTGGAATCTCTTGCTCATGTCTGGCTATTAACCTAAGCAAACAG ACAGATGTCATCAATGCTTCTTGGTGGGTCATGAGCAACAAGACCCGGGATGAACTGGAAAGAAGTTTTGATTGCTGTGGCTTGTTCAACCTTACAACCCTGGATCAACAAGATTACGCTTTCTGCACTGCA GTCTGCAAGAGCCGGAGCCCCACATGTCAGATGTGTGGAGAAAAGTTTCTTAAGCATTCAGATGAAGCCCTGAAAATCCTGGGGGGTGTTGGACTCTTCTTTAGCTTCACAGAG ATCCTTGGTGTTTGGCTAGCGATGAGATTTCGGAATCAGAAGGATCCTCGAGCCAACCCCAGTGCCTTTCTATGA
- the TSPAN31 gene encoding tetraspanin-31 isoform X2 translates to MVCGGFACSKNALCALNVVYMLVGLLLIGVAAWAKGLGLVSSIHIIGGVIAVGVFLLLIAVAGLYMIILGLVFIFQFGISCSCLAINLSKQTDVINASWWVMSNKTRDELERSFDCCGLFNLTTLDQQDYAFCTAVCKSRSPTCQMCGEKFLKHSDEALKILGGVGLFFSFTEILGVWLAMRFRNQKDPRANPSAFL, encoded by the exons ATGGTTTGCGGAGGCTTTGCCTGCTCCAAGAATGCGCTCTGCGCGCTCAACGTGGTCTACATG CTGGTAGGCTTATTGCTCATTGGAGTGGCTGCATGGGCTAAGGGCCTGGGTCTGGTGTCCAGCATCCATATCATCGGAGGAGTCATTGCAGTGGGAGTCTTCCTTCTTCTCATCGCGGTTGCTGGACTG TACATGATCATCCTTGGTTTGGTCTTCATCTTCCAGTTTGGAATCTCTTGCTCATGTCTGGCTATTAACCTAAGCAAACAG ACAGATGTCATCAATGCTTCTTGGTGGGTCATGAGCAACAAGACCCGGGATGAACTGGAAAGAAGTTTTGATTGCTGTGGCTTGTTCAACCTTACAACCCTGGATCAACAAGATTACGCTTTCTGCACTGCA GTCTGCAAGAGCCGGAGCCCCACATGTCAGATGTGTGGAGAAAAGTTTCTTAAGCATTCAGATGAAGCCCTGAAAATCCTGGGGGGTGTTGGACTCTTCTTTAGCTTCACAGAG ATCCTTGGTGTTTGGCTAGCGATGAGATTTCGGAATCAGAAGGATCCTCGAGCCAACCCCAGTGCCTTTCTATGA